Proteins encoded within one genomic window of Eleutherodactylus coqui strain aEleCoq1 chromosome 1, aEleCoq1.hap1, whole genome shotgun sequence:
- the FZD4 gene encoding frizzled-4, translating into MGVKSKFWSVILYVPILYCLAGEVYSFGDEEERRCDPIRIAMCQNLGYNVTKMPNLVGHELQSDAELQLTTFTPLIQYGCSSQLQFFLCSVYVPMCTEKINIPIGPCGGMCLSVKKKCEPVLREFGFTWPDGLNCSKFPPQNDHNHMCMEGPGDEEVLPHGKIPILPGEDCTAFGPNAEQYTWVKRSSSCVLKCGYDAGLYSRLSKEFTDIWMTVWASLCFISTAFTVLTFLIDSSRFSYPERPIIFLSMCYNIYSIAYIVRLTVGRERISCDFEEAAEPVLIQEGLKNTGCAIIFLLMYFFGMASSIWWVILTLTWFLAAGLKWGHEAIEMHSSYFHIAAWAIPAVKTIVILIMRLVDADELTGLCYVGNQNIDALTGFVVAPLFTYLVIGTLFIAAGLVALFKIRSNLQKDGTKTDKLERLMVKIGVFSVLYTVPATCVIACYFYEISNWPVFRYTADDSNMAVEMLKIFMSLLVGITSGMWIWSAKTLHTWQKCSNRLVNSGKVKRKKRADAWVKPGKGNETVV; encoded by the exons ATGGGAGTAAAATCCAAGTTCTGGTCTGTTATATTGTATGTGCCTATCCTCTACTGCTTGGCAGGGGAAGTCTACTCCTTTGGTGATGAAGAGGAAAGGCGATGTGACCCTATCAGGATTGCCATGTGTCAGAACCTTGGTTACAATGTCACAAAAATGCCCAATCTGGTTGGGCATGAATTGCAATCGGATGCAGAACTTCAGCTGACCACCTTTACCCCTCTCATACAGTATGGGTGCTCCAGCCAGCTACAG TTTTTCCTCTGCTCCGTTTATGTTCCGATGTGCACTGAGAAGATTAACATCCCGATTGGTCCTTGTGGTGGTATGTGCCTTTCGGTCAAGAAAAAGTGTGAGCCTGTCCTTAGGGAATTTGGATTTACTTGGCCGGACGGTTTAAACTGCAGCAAATTTCCTCCTCAAAATGACCACAATCACATGTGTATGGAGGGTCCCGGAGATGAAGAGGTTCTACCACATGGCAAAATTCCCATTCTGCCTGGAGAAGACTGCACTGCATTTGGGCCAAATGCAGAGCAgtatacttgggtgaaaagaagCTCATCTTGTGTCTTGAAGTGCGGCTATGATGCTGGACTGTATAGTCGCCTGTCTAAGGAATTCACTGATATATGGATGACTGTATGGGCCAGCTTATGTTTCATATCCACTGCTTTTACGGTCCTTACATTTTTGATTGACTCATCCAGGTTCTCCTACCCTGAGAGACCCATCATCTTCCTGAGCATGTGTTATAATATTTATAGCATTGCTTACATTGTGAGGTTAACAGTGGGTCGGGAAAGAATATCCTGTGATTTTGAAGAGGCGGCAGAACCTGTCCTTATTCAGGAAGGGCTGAAGAACACAGGATGTGCAATTATTTTCTTACTGATGTACTTTTTTGGGATGGCTAGCTCCATCTGGTGGGTTATTTTGACATTGACCTGGTTTCTCGCTGCTGGTCTCAAATGGGGCCATGAAGCTATCGAAATGCACAGTTCCTATTTCCACATTGCCGCTTGGGCTATTCCAGCCGTGAAAACCATCGTTATATTGATCATGAGACTTGTAGATGCAGATGAGTTGACTGGGCTATGCTATGTTGGCAATCAAAACATTGATGCCCTCACCGGATTCGTGGTTGCTCCACTTTTTACCTATTTGGTGATTGGAACCTTGTTTATAGCTGCTGGCCTTGTGGCTTTGTTTAAAATAAGGTCAAATCTTCAAAAAGATGGGACAAAAACAGACAAATTGGAAAGACTGATGGTAAAAATTGGCGTCTTCTCAGTTTTGTACACAGTACCAGCCACATGTGTCATAGCCTGCTATTTTTATGAAATCTCCAACTGGCCTGTTTTCCGTTACACAGCCGATGATTCCAACATGGCAGTAGAGATGCTCAAGATCTTTATGTCTCTGTTGGTGGGCATCACATCCGGAATGTGGATTTGGTCTGCCAAAACATTACATACGTGGCAAAAGTGTTCCAACAGACTAGTGAACTCAGGAAaggtaaaaagaaagaaaagggcgGACGCTTGGGTTAAGCCGGGTAAAGGGAATGAGACTGTGGTATAG